Proteins from one Streptomyces sp. NBC_00289 genomic window:
- a CDS encoding ATP-dependent helicase: MSSSSSTRRPSHPAVRRGNRGAYRLVRTPPTPVNPPRLDAAQRTVVEHVSGPMLVLAGPGTGKTTTLVESVAARIARGADPARILVLTFSRRAAVELRDRMALRTGAARAPRATTFHSFCYALVRAHQDAALFVEPLRLLSGPEQDVTVRGLLAGQPDLERLGLAHVRWPDDLRACLTTRGFADEVRAVLARSRELGLGPGALDAFARRIGRPDWRAAAAFLAEYLDVLDMQGVLDYAELVHRAVLLARRPEVAERLAAQYDAVFVDEYQDTDPAQVRLLHALAGGGRTLVAFGDPDQSIYAFRGADVNGILDFPDAFPRVDGRPAPVEVLRTSRRSGAGVLTATRLLTQRMPLTRLPAEKVRAHRNLAPVRDGGRVEVFTYPTPGTELDNIADILRRAHLEDGVPWREMAVLVRAGSRTIPTVRRALTAAGVPLDIDGDDLPLRHEPAVAPLLTALRTVARAEASARPERTADGGRAAGDADAVEATEDDVVRAVDEGGTDEGGTDEDGTDEGGVDEDGTDEDGVHQARPREDADGAQVGAEAESGVHEPAPRTSWLDTETALTLLSSPLAGMDAADLRRLGRALRDEERAAGNPLPPPSDDLLARALAEPERLVAHDPTYARGAQRLGVLLRKARERLAGGGTAEEALWDLWQGTPWPTRLERAARRGGAAGRNADRDLDAVCALFATAARAEERTGGRGALNFLEEIEAEDIAADTLTRRAVRPDAVRLMTAHRSKGLEWRLVVVAGVQEGLWPDLRRRGSLLEADRIGRDGLAEPLTPGALLAEERRLFYVAATRARERLVVTAVKAPADDGDQPSRFLTELGVEPKDVTGRPRRPLSVAALVAELRATTVDPRVSDPLREAAARRLARLAALADEDGRPLVPAAHPYRWWGMFESTENKVPLRDRDQPVVLSGSALDQLANTCALQWFLGREVKADAPATVAQGFGNVVHVLADEVASGHTPADLAVLMERLDSVWNALAFDAPWKSAQEKDNARVALERFLKWHVDSGGARGGRTPVAGEHGFDVTLEAGDFEVRIRGSMDRVEADAEGRAYVVDFKTGKQAPSAAEVARHPQLAVYQLAVREGAVDELFDGVRPEPGGAELVQLRQGAARRDGGEALPKVQAQEPIDGEAGEWAGDLLATAAGKVLDERFTPSVGQHCTHCAFRASCGARPEGRHVVE; encoded by the coding sequence GTGAGCTCCTCTTCCTCCACCAGGCGCCCGTCGCACCCCGCGGTGCGACGGGGGAACCGTGGCGCTTACCGGCTGGTACGTACCCCGCCGACTCCTGTGAATCCCCCTCGTCTGGACGCCGCACAGCGCACCGTGGTTGAGCACGTGTCCGGTCCGATGCTCGTGCTCGCAGGTCCGGGCACCGGAAAGACCACCACGCTCGTCGAGTCGGTGGCGGCGCGGATCGCCCGGGGCGCGGACCCCGCGCGCATCCTTGTGCTGACGTTCAGCCGCAGGGCGGCCGTCGAACTGCGCGACCGCATGGCGTTGCGCACGGGGGCGGCCCGCGCTCCCCGCGCGACCACGTTCCACTCCTTCTGCTACGCCCTGGTCCGCGCCCACCAGGACGCCGCCCTGTTCGTCGAGCCGCTGCGGCTGCTGTCCGGACCCGAACAGGACGTCACCGTCCGCGGACTCCTCGCGGGCCAGCCCGACCTGGAGCGACTCGGCCTCGCGCACGTGCGCTGGCCGGACGACCTGCGCGCCTGCCTGACCACCCGCGGATTCGCCGACGAGGTCCGCGCGGTCCTCGCCCGCAGCCGTGAACTGGGCCTGGGCCCCGGAGCCCTGGACGCCTTCGCCCGCCGTATCGGCCGCCCCGACTGGCGGGCCGCGGCCGCCTTCCTCGCCGAGTACCTCGACGTGCTCGACATGCAGGGCGTCCTCGACTACGCCGAACTCGTCCACCGCGCGGTGCTCCTCGCCCGTCGCCCCGAGGTCGCCGAGCGGCTCGCCGCGCAGTACGACGCCGTCTTCGTCGACGAGTACCAGGACACCGACCCGGCTCAGGTACGGCTCCTGCACGCACTCGCCGGCGGTGGCCGCACCCTGGTCGCCTTCGGCGACCCCGACCAGTCGATCTACGCGTTCCGGGGCGCGGACGTGAACGGCATCCTCGACTTCCCGGACGCCTTCCCGCGCGTGGACGGCCGTCCGGCCCCCGTCGAGGTCCTCAGGACCTCCCGCCGCTCCGGTGCCGGCGTGCTGACCGCGACCCGGCTGCTGACCCAGCGCATGCCACTGACCCGGCTCCCGGCCGAGAAGGTGCGCGCCCACCGGAACCTCGCGCCGGTCCGGGACGGAGGCCGCGTCGAGGTCTTCACCTACCCGACACCGGGCACCGAACTGGACAACATCGCCGACATCCTGCGCCGGGCGCACCTGGAGGACGGTGTCCCCTGGCGCGAGATGGCCGTCCTGGTACGCGCCGGATCCCGCACGATCCCCACGGTCCGCCGTGCCCTGACCGCGGCCGGCGTCCCCCTGGACATCGACGGCGACGACCTGCCCCTGCGCCACGAACCGGCGGTGGCGCCGTTGCTGACGGCACTGCGGACCGTGGCCAGGGCCGAGGCGTCGGCACGCCCGGAGAGGACCGCTGACGGCGGCCGGGCGGCGGGCGACGCCGATGCCGTGGAGGCCACGGAGGACGACGTCGTACGGGCGGTCGACGAGGGCGGCACCGACGAGGGCGGCACCGACGAGGACGGCACCGACGAGGGCGGCGTCGACGAGGACGGCACCGACGAGGACGGCGTCCACCAGGCGCGGCCCCGCGAGGACGCCGACGGTGCTCAGGTCGGGGCGGAAGCCGAGTCCGGCGTCCATGAGCCGGCGCCCCGGACCTCCTGGCTGGACACCGAGACCGCGCTGACCCTGCTCTCCTCACCCCTGGCCGGCATGGACGCCGCCGACCTTCGCCGCCTCGGCCGCGCCCTGCGCGACGAGGAGCGGGCCGCGGGCAACCCCCTCCCACCGCCCTCGGACGACCTCCTCGCGCGCGCGCTCGCCGAGCCGGAGCGCCTGGTCGCGCACGACCCCACGTACGCGCGCGGTGCCCAGCGCCTCGGCGTGCTGCTCAGGAAGGCCCGTGAGCGTCTCGCGGGCGGCGGCACGGCCGAGGAGGCGCTCTGGGACCTGTGGCAGGGCACGCCCTGGCCCACGCGACTGGAACGCGCGGCGCGGCGCGGCGGCGCGGCGGGCCGCAACGCCGACCGCGACCTGGACGCCGTGTGCGCGCTGTTCGCCACCGCGGCCCGCGCGGAGGAACGCACCGGCGGCCGGGGCGCACTCAACTTCCTGGAGGAGATCGAGGCGGAGGACATCGCCGCCGACACCCTCACCCGGCGCGCGGTACGCCCCGACGCCGTCCGTCTGATGACCGCGCACCGCTCCAAGGGCCTGGAATGGCGCCTGGTCGTCGTCGCGGGTGTCCAGGAGGGACTGTGGCCGGACCTGCGCCGCCGCGGCTCCCTGCTGGAAGCCGACCGCATCGGCCGCGACGGCCTCGCCGAACCGCTCACCCCGGGCGCGCTGCTCGCCGAGGAGCGCCGACTCTTCTACGTGGCCGCCACGCGCGCGCGTGAGCGCCTGGTCGTGACCGCCGTGAAGGCACCCGCGGACGACGGCGACCAGCCCTCCCGCTTCCTCACCGAACTCGGCGTCGAACCGAAGGACGTCACAGGCCGGCCGCGCCGCCCGCTGTCCGTCGCGGCCCTCGTGGCAGAACTGCGCGCCACGACGGTCGACCCGCGCGTGTCCGACCCTCTCAGGGAGGCGGCCGCCCGTCGCCTGGCCCGGCTGGCGGCACTCGCCGACGAGGACGGCCGCCCGCTGGTCCCCGCCGCGCACCCCTACCGCTGGTGGGGCATGTTCGAGTCGACCGAGAACAAGGTGCCGCTGCGCGACCGCGATCAGCCCGTCGTGCTCTCCGGCAGCGCCCTCGACCAGCTCGCCAACACCTGCGCCCTCCAGTGGTTCCTGGGCCGCGAGGTGAAGGCCGACGCGCCCGCCACGGTCGCCCAGGGCTTCGGCAACGTCGTGCACGTCCTCGCCGACGAGGTCGCCTCCGGACACACCCCGGCCGACCTCGCCGTCCTCATGGAACGCCTCGACTCCGTGTGGAACGCCCTCGCCTTCGACGCGCCCTGGAAGTCGGCGCAGGAGAAGGACAACGCGCGCGTGGCCCTCGAACGCTTCCTGAAGTGGCACGTCGACTCCGGTGGGGCCCGCGGCGGGCGGACGCCGGTGGCAGGCGAGCACGGCTTCGACGTCACCCTCGAGGCGGGCGACTTCGAGGTGCGCATCCGCGGCTCGATGGACCGCGTCGAGGCCGACGCCGAGGGCCGCGCCTACGTCGTCGACTTCAAGACCGGCAAACAGGCCCCCAGCGCGGCCGAGGTGGCCCGCCACCCACAGCTCGCCGTCTACCAGCTCGCCGTCCGCGAGGGCGCCGTCGACGAGCTCTTCGACGGTGTACGTCCCGAACCGGGCGGCGCCGAACTCGTCCAGCTGCGCCAGGGCGCCGCCCGGCGTGACGGCGGCGAGGCGTTGCCCAAGGTGCAGGCGCAGGAGCCGATCGACGGAGAGGCGGGGGAGTGGGCCGGCGACCTGCTGGCCACGGCCGCCGGCAAGGTCCTCGACGAACGGTTCACGCCGAGCGTGGGCCAGCACTGCACCCACTGCGCCTTCCGGGCCTCGTGCGGCGCACGCCCCGAGGGACGCCACGTCGTGGAGTGA
- a CDS encoding MGMT family protein: MSEESLPRDAREEHVDAREGYADTHPDRADALPEYAERVLEVAELIPPGRVMTYGDVAEWLAEGGPRQVGRVMALYGAAVAWWRVVRADGVLLPGHELRALAHYRAEGTPLKQASRAAEGHVPRLDMPRARWDGGERAEGHT, from the coding sequence ATGAGCGAGGAGAGCCTTCCGCGGGACGCCCGCGAGGAGCACGTGGACGCCCGCGAGGGGTATGCGGACACCCACCCGGACCGTGCGGACGCCCTGCCGGAGTATGCCGAGCGGGTGCTCGAGGTGGCCGAGCTGATTCCGCCGGGACGCGTCATGACGTACGGGGACGTCGCCGAGTGGCTCGCGGAGGGCGGCCCCCGCCAGGTCGGCCGCGTGATGGCCCTCTACGGGGCCGCCGTCGCGTGGTGGCGCGTGGTCCGGGCGGACGGCGTCCTGCTGCCGGGCCACGAACTGCGGGCGCTCGCCCACTACCGGGCCGAGGGCACGCCCCTGAAGCAGGCGAGCCGGGCCGCCGAGGGCCATGTGCCGCGGCTGGACATGCCACGGGCGCGGTGGGACGGCGGCGAACGCGCGGAGGGTCACACCTGA
- a CDS encoding lysylphosphatidylglycerol synthase domain-containing protein gives MKQQGAQQPEGAESTSDASSRPDAGRADETAADQIACEETTHVEEVEGDEPLLPARVHRPSDLMRLMVGVLAVVLLLAIAAFAHGTTSGLEQDINKGTGQAPDLLIKIAGLASSIAILLVPVAFAIERLIKRDGLRIADGVLAAVLAHGVTLATDLWVAKGAPGSIQEALTQPSPGDIHALTDPVHGYLAPVIAYMTAVGMSRRPRWRSVLWVVLLLDAFSMLVTGYTTPFSIILTVLIGWTVAYGTLYAVGSPNVRPTGRTLIAGLRTVGFHPVSAAREEVPETPETGDRGRRYFVTLEDGPPLDVTVVDREQQAQGFFYRTWRNLTLRGFATRSSLQSLRQALEQEALLAYAAIAAGANAPKLIATSELGPDAVMLVYEHTGGRTLDSLPDEAITDDLLRDTWHQVRALQSRRIAHRRLVGDAILVDRSGTVILTDLRVGEIATGDLLLRMDVSQLLVTLGLRVGAERAVASAVSMLGPDAVADCLPMLQPIALSRSTRATLRKLARERGQREREAVLEASRLAKQARLDAGEDAAGPVVLEKPGKKAVRAEQRAEKRAIDEALDGAREEDLLTQIRHEVLLIRPQAPVEPARLERVRPRTLLSFIAGAIGAYFLLTQLTHIEFGPLMANAEWGWVAAAVLFSALSYFAAAMALLGFVPERVPFLRTVAAQVAGSFVKIVAPAAVGGVALNTRFLQRSGVRPGLAVASVGASQLFGLGCHILMLLSFGYLTGTEKTPSLSPSRTVIAGLLTVAVLVLVVTSVPFLRKFVVTRVRSLFAGVVPRMLDVLQRPQKLVTGVGGMLLLTACFVMCLDASIRAFGDESTSLSIASVAVVFLAGNALGSAAPTPGGVGAVEATLTVGLIAVGLPKEVAAPAVLLFRLLTLWLPVLPGWLAFNHLSRKGSL, from the coding sequence ATGAAGCAGCAGGGCGCGCAGCAGCCCGAGGGCGCTGAAAGCACCTCTGACGCTTCGTCGCGCCCGGACGCCGGCCGTGCCGACGAGACGGCCGCCGACCAGATCGCGTGCGAGGAGACGACGCACGTCGAGGAGGTCGAGGGCGACGAACCGCTGCTCCCCGCGCGCGTGCACCGCCCGTCCGACCTGATGCGGCTCATGGTCGGTGTGCTGGCCGTCGTGCTGCTCCTCGCGATCGCCGCGTTCGCGCACGGCACCACCTCGGGCCTCGAACAGGACATCAACAAGGGCACCGGGCAGGCGCCCGACCTCCTGATCAAGATCGCCGGCCTGGCGTCCAGCATCGCCATCCTCCTGGTGCCGGTCGCGTTCGCGATCGAACGGCTGATCAAACGCGACGGTCTGCGGATCGCCGACGGAGTCCTCGCCGCGGTCCTCGCGCACGGAGTGACGCTCGCCACCGACCTGTGGGTCGCGAAGGGCGCCCCCGGCTCGATCCAGGAAGCACTCACCCAGCCCTCGCCCGGCGACATACACGCCCTCACCGATCCGGTGCACGGCTATCTGGCTCCCGTCATCGCCTACATGACGGCCGTCGGCATGTCCCGCCGACCGCGCTGGCGCTCGGTGCTGTGGGTCGTACTGCTCCTCGACGCGTTCTCGATGCTCGTGACCGGCTACACGACACCGTTCTCGATCATCCTGACGGTGCTGATCGGCTGGACCGTCGCCTACGGAACGCTGTACGCGGTCGGCTCCCCCAACGTCCGTCCCACCGGACGAACCCTGATCGCCGGTCTGCGGACCGTCGGCTTCCACCCCGTCAGCGCGGCCCGCGAGGAGGTGCCGGAAACCCCGGAGACCGGCGACCGGGGGCGGCGCTACTTCGTGACGCTCGAGGACGGTCCACCGCTGGACGTGACCGTCGTCGACCGCGAACAGCAGGCACAGGGCTTCTTCTACCGGACGTGGCGCAACCTGACACTCCGCGGCTTCGCCACCCGCAGCAGCCTGCAGTCGCTGCGTCAGGCACTGGAACAGGAAGCGCTCCTGGCGTACGCGGCCATCGCGGCCGGTGCCAACGCCCCCAAGCTGATCGCGACCTCCGAGCTGGGCCCCGACGCCGTCATGCTCGTCTACGAGCACACCGGCGGGCGCACCCTCGACTCCCTGCCGGACGAGGCCATCACCGACGATCTGCTGCGCGACACCTGGCACCAGGTGAGGGCGCTCCAGTCGCGGCGCATCGCGCACCGCAGGCTGGTCGGCGACGCGATTCTGGTGGATCGTTCCGGCACGGTGATTCTCACCGACCTGCGGGTCGGCGAGATCGCGACCGGCGACCTGCTGCTGCGCATGGACGTCTCCCAGCTGCTGGTGACACTCGGCCTGCGGGTGGGCGCGGAGCGCGCGGTCGCCTCGGCGGTCAGCATGCTCGGCCCCGACGCCGTGGCCGACTGCCTGCCGATGCTGCAGCCCATCGCCCTGAGCCGCTCCACGCGCGCGACGCTGCGGAAACTGGCCCGGGAGCGGGGGCAGCGCGAGCGCGAGGCGGTCCTGGAGGCGTCGCGGCTGGCCAAGCAGGCCCGACTGGACGCGGGCGAGGACGCCGCCGGTCCCGTCGTACTCGAAAAGCCCGGCAAGAAGGCCGTACGCGCGGAGCAGCGGGCCGAGAAGCGTGCCATCGACGAGGCCCTGGACGGGGCACGCGAGGAGGATCTGCTGACCCAGATCCGCCACGAGGTACTGCTGATCAGGCCGCAGGCGCCGGTCGAGCCGGCCCGCCTGGAGCGGGTGCGGCCGCGCACGCTGCTCAGTTTCATCGCCGGTGCCATCGGTGCGTACTTCCTGCTGACGCAGCTCACCCACATCGAGTTCGGCCCGCTGATGGCCAACGCGGAGTGGGGCTGGGTCGCCGCGGCCGTGCTGTTCTCGGCCCTCAGCTATTTCGCGGCGGCGATGGCCCTACTGGGCTTCGTGCCCGAGCGGGTGCCGTTCCTGCGGACCGTGGCGGCACAGGTCGCCGGGTCCTTCGTGAAGATCGTCGCACCGGCCGCGGTGGGCGGTGTCGCCCTCAACACGCGCTTCCTGCAGCGCTCGGGGGTACGGCCCGGGCTCGCGGTGGCGAGCGTCGGCGCGTCCCAGCTGTTCGGTCTCGGCTGCCACATCCTGATGCTTCTGTCGTTCGGCTACCTGACCGGCACCGAGAAGACACCGTCGCTGTCGCCCTCCCGGACGGTCATCGCGGGTCTGCTGACGGTGGCGGTGCTCGTGCTCGTGGTGACCTCGGTGCCGTTCCTGCGGAAGTTCGTCGTCACGCGCGTGAGGTCACTGTTCGCCGGTGTCGTGCCGCGCATGCTGGACGTGCTGCAGCGGCCCCAGAAGCTGGTCACCGGGGTCGGCGGCATGCTCCTGCTGACCGCCTGCTTCGTGATGTGTCTGGACGCGTCGATCCGCGCCTTCGGCGACGAGTCGACCTCGCTCAGCATCGCCAGCGTCGCGGTGGTCTTCCTCGCCGGCAACGCGCTCGGCTCGGCCGCCCCGACCCCGGGCGGGGTGGGCGCGGTCGAAGCGACCCTGACGGTCGGTCTGATCGCCGTGGGCCTTCCCAAGGAGGTCGCCGCTCCGGCGGTGCTGCTGTTCCGCCTGTTGACACTGTGGCTGCCGGTTCTGCCCGGCTGGCTCGCCTTCAACCATCTGTCACGCAAGGGCTCGCTGTAG